A region from the Mya arenaria isolate MELC-2E11 chromosome 2, ASM2691426v1 genome encodes:
- the LOC128242278 gene encoding uncharacterized protein LOC128242278, with translation MVQLFYFETRGKCCKKILNHEGVPTKVHLFPYEGWAQSAMTSYWLLKTYWWSRSRVKITEVTGSQTHEVKGKIRCIKNGSIVISGKIKDKTNSDYRMYLTSNVDSADFQLGYCVTGTLERGRKKSEKGLSLTHYAMIKRIGY, from the exons ATGGTGCAGTTATTTTACTTCGAGACACGAGGGAAATGTTGCAAGAAGATTTTAAACCATGAAGGGGTCCCGACAAAGGTTCATTTGTTCCCATACGAAG GGTGGGCCCAATCAGCAATGACGTCATATTGGCTGCTGAAAACCTATTGGTGGAGTAGGTCACGTGTTAAAATCACAGAAGTTACAGGGTCGCAAACGCATGAAGTAAAGGGGAAAATTCGGTGCATCAAAAATGGTTCTATTGTCATTTCCGGTAAAATCAAAGACAAGACAAACAGCGACTACAGAATGTATCTCACATCGAATGTTGATAGTGCTGATTTCCAGCTTGGCTATTGTGTGACAGGAACACTAGAAAGGGGACGGAAGAAGTCAGAAAAGGGACTAAGTCTGACACATTATGCCATGATTAAACGAATAGGGTACtaa
- the LOC128243896 gene encoding uncharacterized protein LOC128243896, translated as MVQLFYYETRGKCCKKFLNHEGVPTKIHLFPYEGWAQPAMTSYWLLKTYWWSRSRIKITEVTGSQTHEVKGKVQCIKNGSIVISGKIKDKTNSDYRMYLTSNVDSDDFQLGYCVTGTLERGRKKSEKGLSLTHYAMIKRRGY; from the exons ATGGTGCAGTTATTTTACTACGAGACAAGAGGGAAATGTTGCAAAAAGTTTTTGAACCACGAAGGGGTTCCGACAAAGATTCATTTGTTCCCATATGAAG GATGGGCTCAACCAGCGATGACGTCATATTGGCTGCTGAAAACCTATTGGTGGAGTAGGTCACGTATAAAAATTACAGAAGTCACTGGCTCGCAAACGCATGAAGTTAAGGGCAAAGTTCAGTGCATCAAAAACGGTTCTATCGTTATTTCCggtaaaataaaagacaaaacaaacagCGACTACAGAATGTATCTCACATCGAATGTTGATAGTGATGATTTCCAACTTGGCTATTGTGTGACAGGAACGCTTGAAAGGGGACGTAAGAAGTCAGAAAAGGGACTAAGTCTGACACATTATGCCATGATTAAACGAAGAGGGTACTAA